A stretch of Anaeromyxobacter dehalogenans 2CP-1 DNA encodes these proteins:
- a CDS encoding RluA family pseudouridine synthase encodes MTRPPPRAAPGTAPAEGGATPDRRTLHVPPELAGTRLDAALVRLAPDLSRARVQRLVEAGLVQVDGRGAKASARLRGGEAIALELPPPEPSGLVAQDLPLAVLHEDADLIVLDKAPGMVVHPARGTPHSTVVNALLHRLGLPGAAGPDGGLPRLGLVHRLDKDTSGCLVVAKTEAALAALQAQWKGRSVEKVYLALCHGALAPEGRLDTPYGRHPRDRLRFTGRVTSSRRALTEWRVREAFGAAASLAEVTLHTGRTHQIRVHLSEAGHPLLADAVYGGTRREARLAPADPARRAAEAVGRQALHALRLGFDHPRTGRRLVVEAPVPADLRAAIEILRAAPPAPAGPGSRRR; translated from the coding sequence GTGACGCGACCCCCGCCGCGCGCGGCGCCCGGCACCGCCCCCGCCGAAGGCGGCGCGACGCCGGACCGGCGCACCCTGCACGTTCCCCCGGAGCTCGCCGGCACGCGCCTCGACGCGGCGCTGGTCCGGCTCGCCCCCGACCTCTCCCGCGCCCGCGTCCAGCGCCTGGTGGAGGCCGGCCTGGTCCAGGTGGACGGGCGCGGCGCCAAGGCCTCGGCCCGGCTCCGCGGCGGGGAGGCGATCGCGCTCGAGCTCCCGCCGCCCGAGCCGAGCGGCCTCGTCGCGCAGGACCTGCCGCTCGCCGTGCTGCACGAGGACGCCGACCTCATCGTCCTCGACAAGGCGCCCGGGATGGTGGTGCACCCGGCGCGCGGCACGCCGCACTCGACGGTGGTGAACGCGCTCCTCCACCGCCTCGGGCTGCCGGGCGCGGCCGGGCCGGACGGCGGGCTCCCGCGGCTCGGCCTGGTCCACCGGCTCGACAAGGACACCTCGGGCTGCCTGGTGGTCGCGAAGACCGAGGCCGCGCTCGCCGCCCTCCAGGCGCAGTGGAAGGGCCGCTCGGTCGAGAAGGTGTACCTGGCGCTGTGCCACGGCGCGCTCGCGCCGGAGGGCCGGCTCGACACGCCCTACGGCCGCCATCCGCGCGACCGCCTGCGCTTCACCGGCCGGGTGACCTCGTCGCGCCGGGCGTTGACCGAGTGGCGGGTGCGCGAGGCGTTCGGCGCGGCCGCGTCGCTCGCCGAGGTGACGCTGCACACCGGCCGCACCCACCAGATCCGCGTCCACCTCTCGGAGGCGGGCCACCCGCTGCTCGCGGACGCGGTCTACGGCGGGACCCGCCGCGAGGCCCGGCTCGCGCCCGCCGATCCGGCGCGGCGGGCGGCGGAGGCGGTGGGCCGCCAGGCGCTGCACGCGCTGCGGCTCGGCTTCGACCACCCGCGCACCGGGCGACGCCTGGTGGTGGAGGCGCCGGTCCCGGCCGACCTGCGCGCCGCGATCGAGATCCTGCGCGCCGCGCCGCCCGCGCCCGCGGGCCCCGGCTCCCGCCGGCGGTAG
- a CDS encoding dodecin, producing MSGVYKKIDVVGTSPVSFAEATRAAIEEAGRTVRHMSWFEVAEQRGAIKDGKVAEFQVTLRIGFKLE from the coding sequence ATGAGCGGCGTCTACAAGAAGATCGACGTGGTCGGGACGTCCCCGGTGAGCTTCGCGGAGGCGACCCGGGCGGCGATCGAGGAGGCGGGCCGGACGGTGCGGCACATGAGCTGGTTCGAGGTGGCCGAGCAGCGCGGCGCCATCAAGGACGGCAAGGTGGCCGAGTTCCAGGTGACGCTGCGCATCGGCTTCAAGCTGGAGTAG
- the speA gene encoding biosynthetic arginine decarboxylase: MSIPEQRSDATTAMAAADWSIERAAQYYNVSGWGAGFFSINEKGHVAVHPMGQPGPTIDLMDVVEDIRERNIGFPCVVRFQDVLRARVKQINEAFGKAVAEMGYGASYFGVYPIKVNQMREVVDEIVDAGAPYHYGLEAGSKGELLVVLGMNADPDALTICNGYKDEEYLRLALLGRKLGRKVIVVIEKLSELPQLLRLGEEMGVDPMIGLRSKLTTRGTGKWEGSSGDFAKFGLTVPELIQAVRILKEAGKEHCAKLLHFHVGSQLTEIRVVKDAVNEGARVYAKLRKMGLPIEYFDVGGGLGVDYVGTRTNDFTSSVNYSMDEYVGDVVYNVQRVCMNEGVPEPHIVSESGRAVTAHHSCIIIPVFGHIEIGSVEEIAKASEPEPNEAKVVREMREIVSSLTPRNRAETYHDAAAKKEEALQMFKLGILGLEERAVVESLFWKLVRGIADMNRGKKRPPRETKDLGDKIADQYMANFSLFQSAPDHWAFDQLFPIVPLHRMGEAPTRDTTIVDITCDSDGKIDRFIEGEGVDETLSLHALRPGEPYYLGMFMTGAYQDIMGDMHNLFGRVNEIHVFVDDEDPEDFYIEEVIPGDTIEKVLSRVQYEPADLFRRVKAALDQKVKEGAIRPKEGVSLQDFYEAVMKGYTYLGGV, from the coding sequence ATGAGCATCCCCGAGCAGCGGAGCGACGCGACGACGGCGATGGCGGCCGCGGACTGGTCCATCGAGCGCGCGGCGCAGTACTACAACGTGAGCGGCTGGGGCGCCGGCTTCTTCTCGATCAACGAGAAGGGGCACGTCGCCGTCCACCCCATGGGCCAGCCGGGCCCGACCATCGACCTGATGGACGTGGTCGAGGACATCCGCGAGCGCAACATCGGCTTCCCGTGCGTGGTCCGGTTCCAGGACGTGCTGCGCGCCCGGGTGAAGCAGATCAACGAGGCGTTCGGGAAGGCCGTCGCCGAGATGGGCTACGGCGCGAGCTACTTCGGCGTCTACCCGATCAAGGTGAACCAGATGCGCGAGGTCGTCGACGAGATCGTCGACGCCGGCGCGCCGTACCACTACGGCCTCGAGGCGGGCTCGAAGGGCGAGCTGCTGGTGGTGCTCGGGATGAACGCCGACCCCGACGCGCTCACCATCTGCAACGGCTACAAGGACGAGGAGTACCTGCGGCTGGCGCTGCTCGGGCGCAAGCTCGGCCGCAAGGTCATCGTGGTGATCGAGAAGCTCTCCGAGCTGCCGCAGCTGCTGCGGCTCGGCGAGGAGATGGGCGTGGACCCGATGATCGGGCTCCGCTCGAAGCTCACCACCCGCGGCACCGGGAAGTGGGAGGGCTCCTCCGGCGACTTCGCCAAGTTCGGCCTCACCGTGCCCGAGCTGATCCAGGCGGTCCGGATCCTGAAGGAGGCCGGCAAGGAGCACTGCGCGAAGCTCCTCCACTTCCACGTCGGCTCGCAGCTCACCGAGATCCGGGTGGTGAAGGACGCGGTGAACGAGGGCGCCCGCGTCTACGCCAAGCTGCGCAAGATGGGGCTGCCCATCGAGTACTTCGACGTGGGCGGCGGCCTGGGCGTGGACTACGTGGGCACCCGCACCAACGACTTCACCTCGTCGGTGAACTACTCGATGGACGAGTACGTCGGCGACGTCGTCTACAACGTGCAGCGCGTCTGCATGAACGAGGGCGTGCCCGAGCCGCACATCGTCTCGGAGTCGGGGCGCGCGGTGACCGCGCACCACTCCTGCATCATCATCCCGGTGTTCGGGCACATCGAGATCGGCTCGGTCGAGGAGATCGCCAAGGCCTCCGAGCCGGAGCCGAACGAGGCCAAGGTGGTCCGCGAGATGCGCGAGATCGTCTCCTCGCTCACCCCGCGCAACCGCGCCGAGACCTACCACGACGCCGCCGCCAAGAAGGAGGAGGCGCTCCAGATGTTCAAGCTCGGCATCCTCGGGCTGGAGGAGCGCGCGGTGGTGGAGAGCCTGTTCTGGAAGCTGGTGCGCGGCATCGCCGACATGAACCGCGGCAAGAAGCGCCCGCCGCGCGAGACCAAGGACCTGGGCGACAAGATCGCCGATCAGTACATGGCGAACTTCTCGCTCTTCCAGAGCGCGCCGGATCACTGGGCGTTCGACCAGCTCTTCCCCATCGTCCCGCTGCACCGCATGGGCGAGGCGCCCACCCGCGACACGACCATCGTCGACATCACCTGCGACTCGGACGGGAAGATCGACCGCTTCATCGAGGGGGAGGGGGTGGACGAGACGCTCTCGCTCCACGCGCTCCGCCCCGGCGAGCCGTACTACCTCGGCATGTTCATGACCGGCGCCTACCAGGACATCATGGGCGACATGCACAACCTGTTCGGCCGGGTGAACGAGATCCACGTGTTCGTGGACGACGAGGACCCCGAGGACTTCTACATCGAGGAGGTCATCCCGGGGGACACCATCGAGAAGGTGCTCTCGCGCGTGCAGTACGAGCCCGCCGACCTGTTCCGCCGCGTCAAGGCCGCGCTCGACCAGAAGGTGAAGGAGGGCGCCATCCGGCCGAAGGAGGGCGTGAGCCTCCAGGACTTCTACGAGGCGGTGATGAAGGGCTACACGTACCTGGGCGGCGTGTAG
- the msrA gene encoding peptide-methionine (S)-S-oxide reductase MsrA, giving the protein MFATKTTLPAAGEALPGRAEPMPVPERHFVNGDRIVPPFPAGLELADFGLGCFWGAERVFWKLPGVYATAVGYAGGETPNPTYREVCTGRTGHAEVVRVVFDPARITYADLLKVFWESHDPTQGMRQGNDVGTQYRSAIHVHGEAQRRLADASREAYQAALAPRGGGAITTEIRAAPPFYYAEEYHQQYLAKNPEGYCGIGGTGVSCPGFAAR; this is encoded by the coding sequence ATGTTCGCGACCAAGACCACGCTGCCGGCGGCCGGCGAGGCGCTCCCCGGGCGCGCCGAGCCGATGCCGGTTCCCGAGCGCCACTTCGTGAACGGGGACCGGATCGTCCCTCCGTTCCCCGCCGGCCTGGAGCTCGCCGACTTCGGCCTCGGCTGCTTCTGGGGCGCCGAGCGCGTCTTCTGGAAGCTGCCGGGCGTGTACGCGACCGCGGTCGGCTACGCGGGCGGCGAGACGCCCAACCCGACCTACCGCGAGGTCTGCACCGGCCGCACCGGCCACGCCGAGGTGGTCCGCGTGGTGTTCGACCCGGCCAGGATCACCTACGCCGACCTGCTGAAGGTGTTCTGGGAATCGCACGACCCGACCCAGGGCATGCGGCAGGGGAACGACGTGGGGACGCAGTACCGGTCCGCCATCCACGTGCACGGGGAGGCGCAGCGCCGGCTGGCGGACGCGTCGCGCGAGGCGTACCAGGCCGCGCTCGCGCCGCGCGGGGGCGGGGCGATCACCACCGAGATCCGCGCCGCGCCGCCCTTCTACTACGCCGAGGAGTATCACCAGCAGTACCTGGCCAAGAACCCCGAGGGCTACTGCGGGATCGGCGGCACCGGGGTGAGCTGCCCCGGCTTCGCGGCGCGCTGA
- a CDS encoding class I SAM-dependent methyltransferase — protein sequence MRGLEQIPWLYDLGLSLAERGLVGRWRRWLAGGARGRTLDLGTGTGRNLPLAPGGVRILALDPHPQNLARARRRGPGVPMVRARAEALPFRDGAFDTVLCALVLCSVEDPPRALAELRRVLRPGGDLRAMEHVRPAGLAGRIHDLLQPAWTRLTGGCHPNRDTERAIAQAGFELVPASREARGNLRRLEARAPLSRGPDSR from the coding sequence GTGCGCGGCCTCGAGCAGATCCCCTGGCTGTACGACCTCGGCCTCTCGCTCGCCGAGCGCGGGCTGGTGGGGCGCTGGCGGCGGTGGCTCGCCGGCGGGGCCCGCGGCCGGACGCTCGACCTCGGCACCGGGACCGGCCGCAACCTGCCGCTCGCGCCGGGCGGCGTGCGCATCCTGGCGCTCGATCCCCACCCGCAGAACCTGGCCCGCGCACGGCGGCGGGGCCCGGGCGTGCCCATGGTCCGGGCGCGGGCCGAGGCGCTGCCGTTCCGGGACGGGGCGTTCGACACGGTGCTCTGTGCGCTCGTGCTGTGCAGCGTGGAGGACCCGCCGCGCGCCCTCGCCGAGCTGCGGCGCGTGCTCCGGCCCGGCGGCGACCTGCGCGCCATGGAGCACGTCCGCCCGGCCGGCCTGGCGGGCCGGATCCACGACCTCCTCCAGCCGGCCTGGACGCGGCTCACCGGCGGCTGCCACCCGAACCGCGACACCGAGCGGGCCATCGCCCAGGCCGGCTTCGAGCTCGTCCCGGCCAGCCGTGAGGCCCGCGGCAACCTGCGCCGGCTCGAGGCGCGCGCGCCCCTGTCGCGCGGGCCCGACTCCCGGTAA
- a CDS encoding DUF1992 domain-containing protein encodes MERLIREAQEEGAFERLSGAGKPLPLTGGELPEAWWIKEKLKREGLSSLPDAIAIRHEAEAVLAGIERLDDERVVRERLEALNARIRRINRTAVTGPPTTLAPLDVEAVLARWRARRAAAGPALRGR; translated from the coding sequence GTGGAGCGCCTCATCCGCGAGGCGCAGGAGGAGGGCGCGTTCGAGCGCCTCTCCGGCGCGGGCAAGCCGCTGCCGCTCACCGGCGGCGAGCTGCCCGAGGCCTGGTGGATCAAGGAGAAGCTGAAGCGCGAGGGGCTCTCCTCGCTGCCCGACGCGATCGCGATCCGCCACGAGGCCGAGGCGGTGCTGGCCGGGATCGAGCGGCTCGACGACGAGCGGGTGGTCCGCGAGCGGCTCGAGGCGCTGAACGCGCGGATCCGCCGCATCAACCGGACCGCGGTGACCGGCCCGCCCACCACGCTCGCGCCGCTCGACGTGGAGGCGGTGCTGGCGCGCTGGCGCGCGCGGCGCGCCGCGGCCGGCCCGGCCCTGCGCGGGCGGTGA
- a CDS encoding P-loop NTPase, translated as MGDVPTLKLVRTVPEPETRQAGPRPDVARARRIVAVGGGKGGIGKSLISANLGIELARRRRRVVLVDADLGGANLHTTLGLDVPKRTLSDFIERRVPRIDDVVTPTGIENLGLVSGALDHLDAANPPYAQKMRLLRHVQQLDVDYAILDLGAGTHTNVLDFFLVADHGVLVLVPEPTAVENAYRFVKAAFWRRMRNVAQVYGYEPLLRTVMAGGNFRSPVELVTTVSQRDPEAGANLARQLAAFRPRLVVNEARTPQDADVGKAVVAAWRKYFGLEMDYLGFIPYDDEMWRTLRARRPLLVERPDVRAAKAFAGIADALLALDIAARHEA; from the coding sequence ATGGGCGACGTGCCGACGCTCAAGCTGGTGAGGACCGTCCCGGAGCCGGAGACCCGGCAGGCCGGCCCGCGCCCCGACGTGGCCCGGGCCCGGCGCATCGTCGCGGTCGGCGGCGGCAAGGGCGGCATCGGCAAGAGCCTCATCTCAGCGAACCTGGGCATCGAGCTGGCGCGGCGCCGGCGGCGGGTGGTGCTGGTGGACGCCGACCTGGGCGGCGCGAACCTGCACACCACGCTCGGCCTCGACGTCCCGAAGCGGACGCTGTCCGACTTCATCGAGCGGCGCGTGCCGCGCATCGACGACGTGGTCACGCCGACCGGCATCGAGAACCTGGGGCTCGTCTCCGGCGCGCTCGACCACCTCGACGCCGCGAACCCGCCCTACGCCCAGAAGATGCGGCTGCTGCGCCACGTCCAGCAGCTCGACGTGGACTACGCCATCCTCGACCTCGGGGCGGGCACGCACACCAACGTGCTCGACTTCTTCCTGGTGGCCGACCACGGCGTGCTGGTGCTGGTGCCGGAGCCGACCGCGGTCGAGAACGCGTACCGCTTCGTGAAGGCGGCGTTTTGGCGGCGCATGCGGAACGTCGCGCAGGTGTACGGGTACGAGCCGCTGCTCCGGACGGTGATGGCCGGCGGCAACTTCCGCAGCCCGGTGGAGCTGGTGACCACCGTCAGCCAGCGCGATCCCGAGGCGGGCGCGAACCTGGCCCGGCAGCTCGCCGCGTTCCGCCCGCGGCTGGTGGTGAACGAGGCGCGCACGCCGCAGGACGCCGACGTCGGCAAGGCCGTGGTGGCGGCGTGGCGCAAGTACTTCGGGCTCGAGATGGATTATCTCGGGTTCATCCCCTACGACGACGAGATGTGGCGGACGCTCCGCGCGCGCCGCCCGCTGCTCGTCGAGCGGCCCGACGTCCGGGCCGCCAAGGCCTTCGCCGGGATCGCCGACGCGCTGCTGGCGCTCGACATCGCGGCGCGGCACGAGGCATGA
- a CDS encoding helix-turn-helix domain-containing protein: MLKRLADQTLYEILEVPPDASSRDIAEAVERARALYGPGSIATYTLMSSEEASLLTRRIEEAQSTLLDPDARRRYDDLLGDRSGAANAETSEADAGDRWPARVLPLVPQPDRDEALREAEASAEESWPLRPGHVAGASAPTPPPPADGPPPVHPRPPPIPLRREVSGPAMTPVPLPSVAQAGPEPIPLVSPAAPGGAPAPEATAWTGEVLRRLREARGITLQQLSERIKVTRHHIENIEGDRFALLPAPVYLRGILLSMARELRLDGQKVARSYLERVTAATAPGAPRPR, translated from the coding sequence GTGCTGAAGCGGCTCGCAGATCAGACCCTGTACGAGATCCTGGAGGTCCCACCCGACGCGTCGTCGCGCGACATCGCCGAGGCGGTGGAGCGCGCCCGCGCGCTCTACGGCCCCGGCTCGATCGCGACCTACACGCTCATGTCGAGCGAGGAGGCGTCGCTGCTCACGCGGCGGATCGAGGAGGCGCAGTCCACGCTCCTCGACCCGGACGCGCGGCGGCGCTACGACGACCTGCTCGGCGACCGGTCCGGCGCCGCGAACGCGGAGACGTCCGAGGCCGACGCCGGCGACCGCTGGCCCGCGCGCGTGCTCCCGCTCGTGCCGCAGCCGGATCGCGACGAGGCGCTGCGCGAGGCGGAGGCGAGCGCCGAGGAGTCCTGGCCGCTGCGCCCGGGCCACGTCGCCGGCGCGTCCGCGCCCACCCCGCCGCCGCCCGCGGACGGGCCCCCGCCGGTCCACCCGCGGCCGCCGCCCATCCCGCTCCGCCGCGAGGTCAGCGGCCCGGCCATGACGCCGGTGCCGCTGCCCTCCGTCGCGCAGGCGGGCCCCGAGCCCATCCCCCTGGTGAGCCCGGCCGCGCCGGGCGGCGCGCCGGCGCCGGAGGCCACCGCCTGGACGGGCGAGGTGCTGCGGCGCCTCCGCGAGGCCCGCGGGATCACGCTCCAGCAGCTCTCCGAGCGCATCAAGGTCACCCGCCACCACATCGAGAACATCGAGGGCGACCGCTTCGCGCTCTTGCCGGCGCCCGTCTACCTGCGCGGCATCCTCCTCAGCATGGCGCGCGAGCTGCGCCTCGACGGCCAGAAGGTGGCGCGCTCCTACCTCGAGCGCGTCACGGCGGCGACCGCCCCGGGCGCGCCGCGGCCGCGCTGA
- a CDS encoding DUF1570 domain-containing protein — protein MRSPPAAASVPLVLAALLAQACAAPARTFRCPAHGGAPWRELTSDHFVLRTDLRAPEAAALVARLERLRAGVAATLPTPAPGAAEDEARVEVIAFRTDQEYRPFAPDGAEGYYLRYAGGPPRIVLSGAIDRRQRALLAHELTHHYLAGALRRQPRWFAEGLAVYMESLGDDPGVRALHVGAPPADRLARARASPVPARELLAWDGAAGARPALDDYAASWLLVHWLAHRRPDAFADLERRLAEGEAPARAWSAALPDLDPALPGALERLDRTLAEYARGPLEARRREADVPVAVGYFERAVAPVEVHAIRLALWQLGPRKGRAALEDEVREALVEDPAHPIALQYLSAMDKLDPAALARRSVAAHPDDPRAWTFLASALEGEAQAGAREAALRRAAELAPSNPAALHNLAQELLARGRSGEGLPFARRAAQIAPWSAPVLAGYAAVLSDLGRCGEAIPLQQRALDALPEREPAGARRELARGLDRYALQCQLARRLDAGPAPRP, from the coding sequence ATGCGGTCACCCCCGGCCGCCGCGTCCGTCCCGCTCGTGCTCGCCGCGCTGCTCGCGCAGGCGTGCGCGGCGCCCGCGCGCACCTTCCGCTGCCCGGCGCACGGCGGCGCCCCGTGGCGCGAGCTCACCAGCGACCACTTCGTCCTGCGCACGGACCTGCGCGCGCCGGAGGCGGCCGCGCTGGTGGCACGCCTGGAGCGGCTGCGCGCCGGCGTCGCGGCCACGCTCCCCACGCCCGCGCCGGGCGCGGCCGAGGACGAGGCGCGCGTCGAGGTGATCGCCTTCCGCACCGACCAGGAGTACCGCCCGTTCGCGCCCGACGGTGCGGAGGGCTACTACCTCCGCTACGCCGGCGGGCCGCCGCGGATCGTGCTGTCGGGCGCGATCGACCGGCGCCAGCGCGCGCTGCTCGCGCACGAGCTGACGCACCACTACCTGGCGGGCGCGCTCCGGCGCCAGCCGCGCTGGTTCGCCGAGGGGTTGGCGGTCTACATGGAGTCGCTCGGCGACGATCCGGGCGTGCGCGCGCTCCACGTGGGCGCGCCCCCCGCCGACCGGCTGGCGAGGGCGCGCGCCTCCCCGGTGCCGGCCCGCGAGCTGCTGGCGTGGGACGGCGCCGCGGGCGCGCGGCCGGCGCTCGACGACTACGCTGCGAGCTGGCTGCTGGTGCACTGGCTGGCGCACCGCCGCCCCGACGCGTTCGCCGACCTGGAGCGGCGCCTGGCCGAGGGGGAGGCGCCGGCGCGGGCCTGGAGCGCGGCGCTGCCCGATCTCGACCCCGCCCTGCCCGGCGCGCTGGAGCGGCTCGACCGGACGCTCGCGGAGTACGCCCGCGGGCCGCTCGAGGCGCGGCGCCGCGAGGCGGACGTGCCGGTGGCGGTCGGCTACTTCGAGCGGGCCGTCGCGCCGGTGGAGGTCCACGCGATCCGCCTGGCGCTGTGGCAGCTCGGGCCGCGCAAGGGCCGGGCCGCGCTGGAGGACGAGGTGCGCGAGGCCCTGGTGGAGGATCCGGCGCACCCCATCGCGCTCCAGTACCTCTCGGCCATGGACAAGCTCGACCCCGCCGCGCTGGCGCGCCGGTCGGTGGCCGCACACCCGGACGACCCGCGGGCCTGGACGTTCCTCGCCTCGGCGCTCGAGGGCGAGGCGCAGGCCGGGGCGCGCGAGGCGGCGCTCCGGCGCGCCGCGGAGCTGGCGCCGTCGAACCCGGCCGCGCTGCACAACCTCGCGCAGGAGCTGCTGGCCCGCGGCCGCTCCGGCGAGGGGCTGCCGTTCGCGCGCCGCGCCGCGCAGATCGCGCCCTGGAGCGCGCCGGTGCTGGCCGGGTACGCGGCGGTCCTCTCCGACCTGGGGCGCTGCGGCGAGGCCATCCCGCTGCAGCAGCGCGCGCTCGACGCGCTGCCGGAGCGCGAGCCGGCGGGTGCTCGCCGCGAGCTGGCGCGCGGGCTCGACCGCTACGCGCTGCAGTGCCAGCTCGCCCGGCGCCTCGACGCCGGCCCGGCCCCGCGACCCTGA
- a CDS encoding ABC transporter ATP-binding protein — protein sequence MTPRHARPPRPTADASFRGRIAGARTVFRQVPGTLRLVWDTDRRSAIAVAALTLVSALLPAAMAWVGKLIVDGVVASARSGLAADRVRVLWLVAAEAGLMGLQLALARLLGMLRELMRAGVGNVINERILEKAVELELRHFEDAEVYDKMQNARREASARPLSLAMQAFAIGQNAVTLAALSGLLLRLSPASVLVIVAASIPAFVAEARLSAESFRVNTWRAPEGRKLNYLEWILTRDSHVKEVKLFGLGPLVLGRYRALFRKFFEEDRRIAIRRMRAGVAFGLVSLAAFYGMYALMAGRAAQGAITLGDLTLYIAVFRQGQGAVQAILSAMGGMYEDALFMSNLFAFLGIPTGGEAARVRPALSPPRGRPGALELRDVSFRYPGKQEWALRHVTLTLAPGEKLGLVGENGAGKSTLVKLLLRLYEPTEGAILYGGVDLRDMDPADLRSRIGAVFQDFVRYQFTAAENIGLGNPLHVDDRPRIEEAARRGGAEPVIDALPQRYDTVLGGWFERGHEISAGQWQKLAIARAFMREAEVLILDEPTASIDAEAEHELFHRFQALAAHRSAIVISHRFSTVRIADRIGVLHGGHLEELGTHQELIARDGRYAHLFHLQAQGYLD from the coding sequence GTGACCCCGCGCCACGCCCGCCCTCCCCGCCCCACCGCCGACGCGTCGTTCCGCGGCCGGATCGCGGGCGCCCGGACCGTCTTCCGGCAGGTCCCGGGCACGCTGCGCCTGGTGTGGGACACCGACCGCCGCAGCGCGATCGCGGTGGCGGCGCTCACGCTCGTGTCGGCGCTCCTGCCGGCCGCCATGGCCTGGGTCGGCAAGCTCATCGTGGACGGCGTGGTGGCGTCGGCCCGCAGCGGCCTCGCCGCCGACCGGGTGCGCGTGCTGTGGCTGGTCGCCGCGGAGGCCGGGCTGATGGGCCTCCAGCTGGCGCTCGCCCGGCTCCTCGGGATGCTGCGCGAGCTGATGCGCGCCGGCGTCGGCAACGTCATCAACGAGCGCATCCTGGAGAAGGCGGTCGAGCTGGAGCTCCGGCACTTCGAGGACGCCGAGGTCTACGACAAGATGCAGAACGCCCGGCGGGAGGCCTCCGCCCGGCCGCTGTCGCTCGCCATGCAGGCGTTCGCCATCGGGCAGAACGCCGTCACCCTGGCCGCGCTCTCCGGGCTCCTGCTCCGCCTCTCGCCGGCGAGCGTGCTCGTCATCGTGGCGGCGTCCATCCCGGCGTTCGTGGCCGAGGCGCGCCTCTCGGCCGAGTCGTTCCGGGTGAACACCTGGCGCGCACCCGAGGGGCGCAAGCTCAACTACCTCGAGTGGATCCTGACCCGCGACAGCCACGTGAAGGAGGTCAAGCTGTTCGGGCTGGGCCCGCTGGTCCTCGGGCGCTACCGCGCGCTGTTCCGCAAGTTCTTCGAGGAGGACCGGCGCATCGCCATCCGCCGCATGCGCGCGGGCGTGGCGTTCGGGCTGGTGTCGCTGGCGGCGTTCTACGGGATGTACGCGCTCATGGCCGGCCGCGCCGCCCAGGGCGCCATCACGCTCGGCGACCTGACGCTCTACATCGCGGTGTTCCGGCAGGGCCAGGGGGCGGTGCAGGCCATCCTCTCCGCCATGGGCGGCATGTACGAGGACGCGCTGTTCATGTCCAACCTGTTCGCCTTCCTGGGCATCCCCACCGGCGGCGAGGCGGCGCGGGTCCGGCCGGCGCTGTCGCCGCCGCGTGGCCGCCCCGGCGCGCTCGAGCTGCGCGACGTGTCCTTCCGCTACCCGGGCAAGCAGGAGTGGGCGCTCCGCCACGTCACCCTCACGCTCGCGCCGGGCGAGAAGCTGGGCCTGGTGGGCGAGAACGGCGCGGGCAAGAGCACGCTGGTGAAGCTGCTGCTCCGGCTCTACGAGCCCACCGAGGGCGCCATCCTGTACGGCGGGGTGGACCTGCGCGACATGGACCCGGCCGACCTGCGCAGCCGGATCGGCGCGGTGTTCCAGGACTTCGTGCGCTACCAGTTCACCGCCGCCGAGAACATCGGCCTCGGCAACCCGCTGCACGTCGACGACCGGCCCCGCATCGAGGAGGCGGCCCGCCGCGGCGGCGCCGAGCCGGTCATCGACGCGCTGCCGCAGCGCTACGACACCGTGCTGGGCGGCTGGTTCGAGCGCGGCCACGAGATCTCCGCCGGGCAGTGGCAGAAGCTGGCCATCGCGCGGGCGTTCATGCGGGAGGCCGAGGTGCTCATCCTCGACGAGCCGACCGCGTCCATCGACGCGGAGGCCGAGCACGAGCTGTTCCACCGCTTCCAGGCGCTCGCCGCCCACCGCTCGGCCATCGTCATCTCCCACCGGTTCTCGACGGTCCGCATCGCCGACCGCATCGGCGTGCTCCACGGCGGACACCTCGAGGAGCTCGGCACGCACCAGGAGCTGATCGCGCGCGACGGCCGCTACGCCCACCTCTTCCACCTGCAGGCGCAGGGCTACCTGGACTGA
- a CDS encoding HNH endonuclease, which translates to MLETGVLVLNRVYQPVHITSVRRAFTLLYQGVAKALDEQFQLFDFESWSALAAAADHDSIGTVGRRIRVPRVIVLLAYEHLPRARVRFSRFNIYARDENTCQYCGRRFRRAELNLDHVVPRSRGGSTNWENVVCSCVRCNLRKGGRTPEEAGMRLLRQPTRPRWTPTFRSRARRALYREWRPFLSLADAAYWNAELLE; encoded by the coding sequence ATGCTCGAAACCGGCGTCCTCGTCCTCAACCGGGTTTACCAGCCGGTACACATCACCTCGGTGCGGCGCGCGTTCACGTTGCTGTACCAGGGGGTGGCGAAGGCGCTCGACGAGCAGTTCCAGCTGTTCGACTTCGAGAGCTGGAGCGCGCTGGCCGCCGCCGCGGACCACGACTCCATCGGCACGGTGGGACGGCGCATCCGGGTGCCGCGGGTGATCGTCCTGCTCGCGTACGAGCACCTGCCGCGGGCGCGGGTGCGCTTCTCGCGGTTCAACATCTATGCGCGCGACGAGAACACGTGCCAGTACTGCGGCCGGCGCTTCCGCCGCGCGGAGCTGAACCTGGATCACGTGGTCCCGCGCTCGCGCGGCGGGTCCACGAACTGGGAGAACGTCGTCTGCTCGTGCGTGCGGTGCAACCTGAGGAAGGGCGGGCGGACGCCGGAGGAGGCCGGGATGCGGCTGCTGCGCCAGCCCACCCGGCCGCGCTGGACGCCCACGTTCCGGAGCCGGGCGCGGCGCGCGCTGTACCGCGAGTGGCGGCCTTTCCTGTCCCTGGCCGACGCCGCATACTGGAACGCCGAGCTGTTGGAGTAG